One stretch of Podospora bellae-mahoneyi strain CBS 112042 chromosome 2, whole genome shotgun sequence DNA includes these proteins:
- a CDS encoding hypothetical protein (EggNog:ENOG503P91C; COG:S): protein MAPISLLTMALMPLLALAMPTAIPATASAVDVPGNVLVCTGENYMGECQTVQFNIEYPGECLPIPEPFKNNVGSFKPDRGAICRLFAADRPDCTGSGLSILYHPGQADLLTDNGEYIAGREATYWRCQTCTNCT, encoded by the coding sequence ATGGCTCCTATCTCTCTTCTCACCATGGCGCTCATGCCTCTGCTCGCCCTTGCCATGCCCACAGCTATCCCCGCGACAGCGTCCGCAGTCGACGTACCCGGCAACGTCTTAGTCTGTACTGGCGAAAATTACATGGGAGAATGCCAAACCGTTCAGTTTAATATCGAATATCCTGGCGAATGCCTGCCTATTCCGGAGCCGTTCAAGAACAACGTGGGGTCATTCAAGCCAGACCGTGGTGCCATCTGCCGTCTTTTCGCCGCCGATCGGCCAGATTGCACAGGCTCCGGTCTCTCGATCTTATATCACCCTGGTCAGGCGGATCTTCTGACGGACAATGGAGAATATATTGCTGGGCGTGAGGCGACCTATTGGAGGTGCCAGACGTGCACTAACTGCACCTAA
- a CDS encoding hypothetical protein (EggNog:ENOG503PYE8): MFTTKTHKTTKPQPQPQPQQVAIQDGQVIGVLIRRTSTWKKLKTTTTKAVKVVTPNKRTAAPPPGRESLRRAKPTGENQSFYRSSYLALNPQRQWDLYIAGLAPQGVPAPRGPPPPQKGVTPRQFKTVNVMYLTKPSPSGVQAGTISYLPDAFEVAKGKKKIVKNPNPDALPAFPTPGQGKVVVKPVKQGQGQQQQQKVRVSTQAQGRPVQQAVRVQQQPQLRVRVQVQQQQQQYVQVAVPVTHVQRPQTQQFVAVPVGQVQQQVVRPVSQVVQRPVQQQQRQQRPQTQFVTVPVQHVQRPQQQQQQFVVLQTVAQPQPQQQVVMIPAVNTQPVRQQVRTGGMRVPGQSVVTVRA, encoded by the exons AtgttcaccaccaaaacacacaaaaccaccaaaccacaaccccaacctcaaccacagCAAGTCGCAATCCAAGATGGACAAGTAATCG GCGTCCTCATCCGCCGAACCTCCACCTGGAAAAAACTCAaaactaccaccaccaaagccgtCAAAGTCGTCACCCCCAACAAACGCACCGccgctccccctccaggCCGCGAGTCCCTCCGTCGCGCCAAACCCACAGGCGAAAACCAATCCTTCTACCGATCCTCCTACCTcgccctcaacccccaacGCCAATGGGACCTCTACATCGCCGGCCTCGCCCCGCAAGGCGTCCCCGCTCCCCGtggtccaccacctccccaaaaggGGGTGACGCCGAGACAGTTCAAAACAGTAAATGTGATGTACTTGACCAAACCCAGCCCTAGCGGGGTGCAAGCAGGCACGATAAGCTACCTACCTGACGCGTTTGAGGTTGCAAAGGGCAAGAAAAAGATCGTCAAGAATCCGAACCCGGATGCCTTGCCTGCTTTTCCCACGCCGGGGCAGGGGAAGGTTGTTGTGAAGCCTGTTAAACAGGGTCAggggcagcaacaacagcagaagGTGAGGGTTAGTACTCAGGCGCAGGGCAGGCCGGTGCAGCAGGCTGTTAGGGTTCAGCAACAGCCTCAGCTGCGGGTGAGGGTGcaggtgcagcagcagcagcagcagtacgTCCAAGTTGCGGTGCCAGTTACCCACGTTCAGAGGCCGCAGACACAGCAGTTCGTTGCTGTGCCGGTTGGTCAAGTACAGCAGCAGGTTGTGAGGCCGGTTAGCCAGGTTGTTCAACGGCCtgttcagcagcagcagaggcagCAGAGGCCGCAGACACAGTTTGTTACTGTGCCTGTTCAGCATGTGCAGAggccacaacagcagcagcagcagtttgTTGTTTTACAGACTGTAGCTCAGCcgcagcctcaacagcaggtTGTGATGATTCCGGCTGTTAATACTCAGCCGGTGAGACAGCAGGTGAGGACTGGTGGAATGAGAGTGCCTGGGCAGAGTGTAGTTACTGTGAGGGCTTGA
- a CDS encoding hypothetical protein (EggNog:ENOG503P08S; COG:K; COG:L; COG:O), whose product MFGYRPNRFAGIVSRYDPREPLPAELKNAFHRSNVLQTNLHMPYPRQAFHTHPACAPPLLHSNIPTYTIQEPSLGRNVLPPVSISIEASVIQDTASITVTQLFWNDSDSIIKEAAYTFPLSSGCTVTGFHCRIGHGKVLAGNVKPKEEARAEFQQHVRNRTTGAALLEQDTEEIFTTSLGNLPARTKIRVTVTYITLLKHHFAHRKGITTLTIPTCIASRYGDKPQDYNNAASTSIPEGLTIQIEVVEAGKIASIVSPTHKVTVENRLGTRAASSFADLVGEDTRSSVETALVKLETGSAFLDRDFVLDITTGGPNDETEAPQAWIEKHPTLPNQQALMVTIPPGFTTRTSNPTDQTEILLLADLSGSMIDKLTSLRAAMQFFLKGIPNGRKFNVWCFGSSYKSWQPHSVDYGEASYQSASSWVDTNFHANMGGTELLPAVQAILTARDKRLPTDIIILTDGETWRLDETLEYIRKQRDLTEGGIRFFALGIGPAVSHALVEGIAKVGGGYAEVVREVGEGDWEDRIVSMAEAALMTDHLGPMHLEVNIMRGDGSKQASSILNAEQSPADISTLSPFNRSRIFFLFDSFKSSESITDVTLKADTAHGTKTFHVPVTLLEKPSITIHRLAARSLLNDLERGQSHIHLGSTRPYPGSWDERNRVRKEAEKIGCKWSLVSKWTSFFLKEELCPAEPDDIWCAEGGAEAVDEPGDDLLQSHGPIAGVTMVDSGKTSVPASGLLLVGELVSTPRNSDDLSGIPVGRHLQRPVPPSSSVQSNPMRPPGLQLPRRPSSNRREFLLVEDTNCCALPGNLIFPKMRKSTGVADPEVNTLKKQSDIARGAGASNESPILGSLSGDPPRDPGSIFEFDDTDADDSETNNTSVPDNGSESKFKRRMPYVSGVVPRHRTAIPSEDEWVFDQVLDPKSQEHESIQTQSQCYSIAAEAFCWKPEEDDAIEFPASLPPWAPSSDLPPMDAMLEKLRCGPASPQTSSPTYALVNIEEIPNILAKPAPGPDYNLESEDDQAIDLYTDVYLCKPSPGPLPTDPMYARGAYEEAKAKIEESPEESPEETEKRPKRRRVRDEHERVTQPKSGDNKPWTDNRIISELLRFQSAEGYFARGYSVQTGQINDLHPSIITIPGEEEGQHGEHVILLRDFLEEETTKGPGNLLTKHNKGQHNEVVVLLRDLLGKEITKRLRTLRDKHDKDHMFGKDMALKERILFTIAVWVLLERDFASKRRLWVLMIRKAKSYLGGRIDRRYDAFDEMKAALEGAKIHGYKSRQDSLAAPLYVNARSFEVQFAVSKTVDTAARMTAESEVLEGEQDRDEVGVELEVGTGEAQGNSQAAGKGSVV is encoded by the exons ATGTTTGGATATCGACCAAATCGATTTGCGGGTATTGTCTCGAGATACGACCCTCGAGAGCCTCTTCCAGCAGAATTGAAAAATGCGTTTCACAGGTCAAATGTCCTGCAGACCAATTTGCACATGCCATATCCAAGACAGGCTTTTCACACACACCCCGCCTGTGCGCCACCATTGCTACATTCAAATATCCCAACCTACACAATTCAAGAACCATCTCTTGGTCGGAATGTGCTCCCGCCAGTCTCCATCTCGATTGAAGCCTCCGTCATTCAAGACACGGCCAGCATCACAGTTACGCAGCTCTTCTGGAACGACTCGgacagcatcatcaaagaGGCCGCCTACACGTTTCCTCTTTCATCTGGCTGCACCGTGACAGGCTTCCATTGTCGCATCGGTCATGGCAAAGTCTTGGCTGGCAATGTCAAGCCAAAGGAAGAAGCCCGCGCGGAATTCCAGCAGCATGTCCGCAACCGTACCACAGGAGCGGCGTTGCTCGAGCAAGATACCGAGGAGATattcaccaccagccttggAAATCTCCCAGCAAGAACCAAGATCAGGGTCACTGTCACCTACATCACCCTTCTCAAACATCACTTTGCCCATCGTAAGGGGATCACGACACTGACGATTCCAACTTGCATCGCAAGCCGCTACGGTGACAAACCCCAAGACTACAACAATGctgcctccacctccattcCAGAAGGCCTCACGATACAGATTGAAGTAGTTGAAGCCGGCAAGATTGCCTCAATTGTCAGCCCAACACACAAGGTCACTGTCGAAAACCGGTTGGGAACACGTGCGGCCAGTTCCTTTGCCGACCTTGTTGGTGAAGACACCCGAAGTAGTGTCGAAACAGCCCTGGTGAAACTAGAAACAGGCTCTGCTTTTCTCGATCGCGACTTTGTCCTTGATATCACAACAGGAGGCCCGAATGATGAAACCGAAGCACCACAAGCATGGATCGAAAAGCATCCCACCCTACCCAATCAACAGGCACTCATGGTGACAATTCCGCCTGGCTTTACCACGCGCACATCCAATCCTACCGATCAGACCGAGATACTTCTCTTGGCGGATCTGTCAGGGTCCATGATCGACAAGTTAACCTCGCTCAGAGCTGCCATGCAATTCTTCCTGAAGGGTATTCCCAATGGCCGCAAGTTCAAtgtgtggtgttttggcTCAAGTTACAAGTCGTGGCAGCCTCATTCGGTGGATTATGGCGAAGCATCGTATCAGTCCGCTTCTTCATGGGTTGACACCAACTTCCATGCCAACATGGGGGGTACTGAACTGCTTCCCGCAGTCCAGGCCATCCTGACTGCGCGTGACAAAAGACTGCCTACAGACATCATCATTTTGACTGACGGAGAGACATGGCGCCTGGACGAAACCCTCGAGTACATTCGGAAACAGAGGGACTTGACTGAAGGGGGTATACGGTTCTTTGCTTTAGGTATTGGTCCAGCAGTCTCCCATGCCTTGGTGGAGGGCATCGCCaaggttggtggaggatatgCCGAAGTGGTTCGAGAGGTGGGCGaaggggattgggaggaTAGGATTGTCAGCATGGCAGAGGCAGCACTGATGACCGATCACTTGGGGCCTATGCATTTGGAGGTCAATATCATGAGGGGCGATGGCAGTAAGCAAG CTTCCAGTATCCTCAACGCCGAGCAATCTCCAGCAGACATATCCACGCTCAGCCCGTTCAACAGAAGCCGGATCTTTTTCCTCTTTGATTCCTTCAAATCATCCGAGAGTATCACCGACGTTACACTCAAAGCCGATACTGCCCACGGGACCAAGACCTTCCATGTTCCTGTGACGCTTCTCGAGAAGCCAAGCATAACAATTCATCGGCTTGCCGCCCGCTCACTGCTCAATGATCTGGAGCGAGGTCAGAGCCATATTCACCTGGGCTCTACTCGCCCCTATCCTGGTTCTTGGGACGAGAGAAATAGAGTACGAAAAGAGGCGGAGAAGATTGGCTGCAAATGGTCACTTGTTTCCAAATGGACGAGCTTCTTTCTGAAAGAGGAGCTCTGTCCTGCTGAGCCGGATGATATTTGGTGCGCAGAAGGCGGTGCTGAGGCTGTTGATGAGCCTGGAGATGACTTGTTGCAATCACACGGGCCAATTGCTGGGGTTACTATGGTCGATAGTGGCAAAACATCGGTGCCTGCCTCTGGCTTGCTTCTAGTAGGGGAGCTTGTCTCTACACCCAGGAACTCAGACGACTTGTCCGGAATTCCAGTCGGGCGACACTTGCAAAGGCCTGTGCCTCCTAGCTCTTCTGTACAGAGCAACCCTATGAGACCTCCAGGGCTGCAACTTCCAAGACGTCCTTCCTCGAACAGGAGAGAATTCCTACTGGTTGAAGACACAAACTGTTGCGCTTTACCTGGCAACCTAATCTTCCCCAAGATGCGGAAGTCCACTGGCGTTGCAGACCCTGAAGTTAATACTCTCAAGAAACAGAGCGATATTGCGCGAGGGGCGGGCGCTTCAAATGAGAGCCCCATCCTGGGATCTCTTTCTGGAGATCCTCCGAGGGATCCTGGCTCTATTTTCGAGTTCGACGACACCGATGCAGATGATTCAGAGACGAACAATACCAGTGTTCCTGACAACGGATCAGAAAGTAAATTTAAACGGAGAATGCCTTACGTCTCAG GTGTAGTACCGCGGCACAGAACGGCCATACCCAGTGAAGATGAATGGGTGTTCGACCAAGTACTTGATCCGAAAAGTCAAGAGCACGAAAGTATACAAACTCAATCACAATGCTACTCGATTGCCGCTGAAGCCTTCTGCTGGAAGccggaagaggatgacgcGATCGAATTCCCGGCGTCTCTTCCTCCGTGGGCCCCTTCTTCTGATTTACCTCCGATGGACGCCATGCTCGAGAAGTTGAGATGTGGGCCGGCATCACCCCAGACAAGCAGTCCAACTTACGCACTTGTGAATATTGAAGAGATCCCAAATATACTAGCTAAACCGGCGCCCGGTCCGGATTATAACTTGGAGTCCGAAGACGATCAGGCGATCGATTTGTATACCGATGTCTATCTCTGCAAACCTTCTCCTGGTCCACTTCCAACGGACCCAATGTACGCGCGTGGGGCGTACGAGGAGGCTAAAGCGAAGATTGAGGAGAGCCCAGAAGAGAGCCCagaggagacggagaagcGGCCGAAGCGTCGCAGGGTGAGAGACGAGCACGAAAGAGTTACACAACCCAAGAGTGGCGACAATAAGCCATGGACAGACAACCGCATCATTTCTGAACTTCTCAGGTTTCAATCCGCCGAGGGGTATTTTGCCAGAGGGTACTCAGTCCAAACCGGCCAAATCAATGATCTTCACCCTTCTATCATCACCATTccaggggaagaagagggccAACACGGTGAACACGTCATTCTTCTGCGGGATTTCCTCGAGGAAGAAACCACCAAGGGCCCAGGCAATCTCTTGACTAAACACAACAAAGGCCAACACAACGAAgttgtcgtcctcctccgtgATTTACTGGGGAAAGAAATTACCAAGAGGCTACGTACTCTCCGGGATAAACACGACAAAGACCACATGTTTGGTAAGGACATGGCCCTGAAAGAAAGGATCCTCTTCACTATTGCCGTTTGGGTGCTTCTCGAGCGGGACTTTGCCTCCAAGCGGCGTCTGTGGGTTTTGATGATTAGGAAGGCAAAGTCGTATCTAGGGGGGCGTATCGATCGGCGGTATGACGCGTTTGACGAGATGAAGGCTGCTCTGGAAGGTGCCAAGATTCATGGGTATAAATCACGGCAGGATAGTCTGGCAGCTCCTCTCTATGTGAATGCGCGCAGTTTTGAGGTTCAATTTGCGGTGTCGAAGACCGTAGACACTGCGGCTAGGATGACTGCGGAGTCTGAAGTTCTTGAGGGAGAGCAAGATCGGGATGAGGTGGGTGTGGAGCTCGAGGTTGGCACAGGCGAGGCTCAAGGCAACAGTCAAGCGGCAGGAAAGGGCTCGGTCGTTTAA
- a CDS encoding hypothetical protein (EggNog:ENOG503P2ET; COG:S): MGSPVSIGDIIAMSKISWKIAQAFTSGRKSAPIEFREVENQLYSLSSALSAFKDACGDDIAAVSIESSSLPNRFQDKEQHEGLQSVDWLLSSCNETLRHLEKLIDKYSALATGSGRDNPEPRFRRWSDTLLRNYKKIAWTTEAGDIATLRSQLLVHTNSLHLVLGTIVNSRTSRIEGSLATNTQMLTEIHSWWTQNLKDATTSTAESQSLSNSSAKTIGSIKFQVSLTVDNAQQLICPRSYYQEDMNHWTSQLLLCGCDKAADHPKLRDIGLSPITFPFKHGGKNRSWVLYKVLERSTNRLVSVNISNVAVEHIHEFQESFIDRLAEATARSMLQQGMSNMLAHPVPDNTGIRTLYTQSDTKNLYKLMADITFGVGHRSLVKNGISGVSLLQYRSLGQSNEGQGEEYAELLVYYNKSEDITKSILKIRHDTVMKLIEGDARIVLDEIDCYGFVDDNQVNKLTRAEVSFQMISFEAAKALYQNIEDMRRELFIQSLSSPRRDEIVALRLQVAQVQTEVVLVQNAELLITRDGERKQRLIIVSENKCTILNQALPDDCFTAVRKSPNFSAPTWLVQMKSDGNQQVFYYPKGFRMLRFHDNNATRMFQLGREALSQSEGKANLPIRNRPDESGGQIELDRSV, from the exons ATGGGGTCGCCAGTTTCAATTGGCGATATCATCGCCATGTCCAAGATCTCTTGGAAGATTGCCCAAGCCTTCACCAGCGGACGCAAGTCTGCGCCCATCGAATTTCGCGAGGTTGAGAACCAGCTCTACTCCCTCAGCTCGGCCCTATCAGCTTTCAAAGATGCATGTGGCGATGACATCGCTGCAGTCTCCATCGAGTCTTCATCACTTCCCAACCGATTTCAAGACAAAGAACAACACGAAGGTCTGCAGAGTGTGGATTGGCTGCTGAGCAGCTGCAATGAGACGCTGAGGCatctcgagaagctcatcgACAAGTACAGTGCTCTTGCAACCGGCTCAGGTCGGGACAATCCAGAGCCACGCTTTCGACGATGGAGTGACACCTTGCTCAGAAACTACAAGAAAATTGCTTGGACAACCGAGGCCGGCGACATTGCAACCCTACGAAGTCAGCTCTTGGTCCATACCAACAGCTTGCACTTGGTTTTGGGGACCATCGTAAA CTCCCGTACTTCCAGAATTGAGGGAAGTCTCGCAACAAACACACAAATGCTCACAGAAATTCATTCTTGGTGGACCCAAAATCTCAAAGATGCCACCACTTCTACCGCTGAGAGCCAGTCCCTATCGAACAGTTCAGCAAAGACCATAGGCTCAATTAAATTTCAGGTATCGCTTACTGTGGATAACGCACAACAGCTCATCTGTCCTCGATCATATTACCAGGAGGACATGAACCATTGGACATCTCAACTGTTATTGTGTGGCTGTGATAAGGCTGCCGACCACCCCAAGCTCAGAGACATTGGACTGTCACCCATAACTTTCCCCTTTAAACATGGTGGAAAGAATAGGTCATGGGTGCTCTACAAAGTTTTGGAAAGGTCGACGAACCGTCTGGTATCTGTAAATATCAGTAATGTTGCAGTTGAAC ATATCCACGAGTTTCAAGAATCATTCATCGATCGTCTTGCTGAAGCCACTGCGAGATCAATGCTGCAGCAAGGCATGAGCAATATGCTTGCTCACCCAGTACCTGATAACACAGGGATTCGGACTTTGTACACGCAAAG TGATACAAAGAATCTCTATAAACTGATGGCCGATATTACCTTTGGCGTCGGCCACAGATCCTTGGTCAAGAATGGGATCAGTGGGGTTTCGCTCTTGCAATATCGAAGCCTTGGTCAAAGCAACGAAGGCCAAGGGGAGGAATATGCAGAGCTGCTGGTCTACTACAACAAAAGTGAAGATATCACGAAAAGCATTCTCAAAA TACGTCATGACACGGTAATGAAATTGATCGAAGGAGATGCAAGGATTGTGTTGGACGAAATTGACTGCTATGGCTTTGTTGATGACAACCAGGTCAACAAGCTGACCAGAGCAGAGGTTTCATTCCAAATGATTTCCTTCGAAG CTGCCAAAGCACTCTACCAGAATATCGAAGACATGAGAAGGGAACTATTTATCCAGTCTCTAAGCTCCCCTAGGCGAGACGAGATTGTAGCACTACGGCT CCAAGTTGCGCAGGTTCAGACTGAAGTGGTCTTGGTACAGAACGCAGAGCTCTTGATCACCCGAGACGGAGAGAGAAAACAAAGGCTGATTATTGTCAGCGAGAACAAGTGCACAATACTCAACCAAGCCC TACCTGATGATTGCTTCACCGCGGTTCGGAAAAGTCCCAATTTCAGCGCCCCAACATGGCTTGTTCAGATGAAAAGTGATGGAAATCAACAGGTATTTTACTACCCGAAGGGATTTCGAATGCTCAGGTTTCATGACAATAATG CTACAAGAATGTTTCAACTGGGGCGCGAGGCACTCTCTCAGAGCGAGGGAAAAGCGAATTTACCCATCAGGAATCGACCTGATGAAAGTGGGGGCCAGATTGAACTTGACCGCAGTGTGTGA